GTCCACCGGGAACTTCAATGAGTTATTTCTGGATTGGGGTATCTGGAATTGTCCCTGattaccattattataattgctgttattattattattggaCTGTTTCATTTGTTGTTGCGGCTGTTGGGGCCACATACTATTCACGATAGAGAAGCCTCTACCGATCGCAGACATATCTGGGTTCATCATATTCGGATTAGCAGCACCGCCGACAACGGAGCCTTTTGAGATCGAATTTGAAGACTTTTGAGCAGATTTTGCCCCCGCTGACTTATTTTGACTTGTATTAGCCTTTGCCGACATGCCTCCTGAACTATTGTTTGTATTGTTATTATCAGAGCTTGTCGCGTTCTGGTCTGCgatattcaaaaaactAGCTATTGAGACTTCTGTGTTGGATAATCTCGGCTGGTTATTCACACTGAATATCGATAGAGAATCACGTCTTGGATCATCAAGTTTGGATTCACTGTAGTTATCATCCTGGTTATTGCTAACTCCACTTTTATTAGAAttactttttttattagcCATAATGAAGAGAAATAGAATGATCTGGGGGTGGGGGGCAGAAGAGCAATTGAATATGAATTCTAAGTTATGCGTTTTTCTTTcgaaaataatgaaaaaaataaaagagaAGATGACTTTTCAGCTACTTgatcaaataataattccaAATCCctattctatatataagttatttctttttgaacTGCCAGGACATGAACCAACGCATGTAAAAGCCGGATTTTTAAATAGAAGAGCGTTCAAGTATATTATCTACAACGGTTCGGATTGCGGTAAGCTCTGGGATAGTGTGAATTAGAGGTATCCTTAATCAAAACAAACATGAACTAATTATTTCAGTATTACCGAACTTATGAACGGTGACCAAAGGCATTCGTTAGCGGTGGTGATGGTTTAGTTCTGTGATAAGTCGTCGGTGAAGACTGGACCTCGAAAGGTGGGAAGTGGAgcaaatttcaaaaattctgTTTTCGGTGCCGGAGGGCGCGCGGAGGCGCGCCGACCAGCGGTGTGAGGACGGCGACGGCTGTTGTGgtggggggtatgggtgttgGGGGTGAGAGGCCGGCGGAGGAAAGGGCAGGGGAGCGCGCGCGGAAGTCGCCGGCCGCCCGGCAGAGCGGGTAACGAGGGCGAGTGGTGAGGCGCCGCCGCGGCGGCCGCTCCGTGGGACACGATCACATTACACGTCCCGGTGCCACGTGCTGGCGTTGCGGTCACGTGGCAGCTTTTGCGAAACTCAAATTTTCCAGTTTCATTTTGGCaaaacttttcaaataGTCGCTTTATACTCATCAGGTAAAACTTAATGACAACGCAGTAATGACctatctatatataaatgcTTATGTGGAATCTATGAAGCGTGTGTGAGCCCTGCTGTAGGGAACCGATATCAGATAACGCACAGCATGAGCGACGAAGTACAAACAAGCAAGCCTGTAGACGAGATGGAGGTCGACTCAGTCCCGGAAGTGGACGAGGTCGACGTTAACGCTGTCGACGAGGACAAGATCAAGATATTGCCCAATGCGACCTCGCCGGACGGCACGTCTGCTTCCTTCCAGATCAGCGAGGAGGACCACACATTGGGCAACGCCCTCCGTCACATCATCATGAAGAACCCAGAGGTCGAGTTCTGCGGTTATTCGATCCCACATCCCTCGGAAACACTATTGAATTTAAGAATACAGACATACGGAAACACCACCGCTGTCGAGGCCTTGCAAAAAGGTCTCAAGGACCTGATGGATATGTGCGATGTGGTCGAGGAGAAGTTCACCCAACGCATCAAGGAGCTATAGATACCGTCTCTCTTTCTCATATATCAACAAATATAAGCACATAGATTCATATATAATGCcatatatctatatatacacatttATCACATAACTCGCCAAATACAAGCcagattttgaaacatGTTCTTTATGCAGTTGGTTCGTTTTGATCCAATCTCTATCTTTCCCTaagctcatctcatctcatcgaCTACTGTCGTTTCTTTTCTGTGCTATGTTGTGACCGCTGGGCCCATCTCCGAGATTCCCATCATTCGCGAGAAGAAAGCgcagaagaaaaattttcaccaGCCTGTCGTTTTTTAGaatctcatctcatcgcaaaacttcagatatataaagagaCATAAATACAACTATTCTTCATCTCAATTAGCACACACCTCTTcaccttcttcttcattttcattttccgTCACACAGCTCGGTAGTTATACTCATCTTTTTAACAAGCAAGCAAAGTAAACAACAATGGGTTTTGGTAGAGATCAACAATACAACAAGTCTAATTTCAACAGCCGTGGAGGTGATTTCCGTGGCGGTAGATCTTCAGACAGAAACTCTTACAACAGAGACGAACAATTCAATGCTGGTGGCTTCCATGGCCGTTCTGGTGGCAGACAAAACTACAACCAACCACAAGATTTGGTTAGACCAAATTGGGAAGTTGAGATGCCAAACTTACCAccttttgaaaaaaatttctaTCATGAACACGAATCTGTCAGTAAAAGAGATGACAATGAAATCAGAGAATtcagaaaagaaaatgaaatgaCTATCACTGGCCATGACATTCCAAAGCCAATTACTAATTTTGATGAAGCTGGTTTCCCAGATTACGTCTTGGAAGAAGTTAAGGCTGAGGGTTTTGATAAACCAACTGCTATCCAATGTCAAGGTTGGCCAATGGCTCTGTCCGGTAGAGACATGATCGGTGTTGCTGCTACTGGTTCCGGTAAGACTTTATCATACTGTTTACCAGGTATCGTCCATATTAACGCTCAACCATTACTTTCTCCAGGTGATGGTCCAATCGTTTTAGTTTTATCTCCAACCAGAGAATTAGCTgttcaaattcaaaaggAATGTTCCAAGTTCGGTCAATCTTCTAGAATTAGAAACACTTGTGTCTACGGTGGTGTCCCAAGAGGTCAACAAATTAGAGATTTAATCAGAGGTGCTGAAATTGTGATTGCTACTCCTGGTAGATTAATTGATATGTTAGAAATTGGTAAGACTAACTTAAAGAGAGTTACTTACTTAGTCTTAGATGAAGCTGACAGAATGTTAGATATGGGTTTCGAACCACAAATCAGAAAGATTGTGGACCAAATTAGACCAGACAGACAAACTTTAATGTGGTCTGCTACTTGGCCAAAGGAAGTCCAACAATTGGCTAGAGACTACTTAAATGATCCAATTCAAGTTCAAATCGGTTCTTTAGAATTATCTGCATCCCATACTATTACTCAACTTGTCGAAGTTGTTTCTGACTTCGAAAAGAGAGATCGTTTAAACAAGCATTTAGTGACCGCTTCGGAAGACAAAGAATCAAAGATTTTGATTTTCGCTTCTACTAAGAGAACTTGTGATGAAATCACTAAATATTTAAGAGAAGATGGCTGGCCAGCGCTAGCAATTCACGGTGACAAAGATCAAAGAGAGCGTGACTGGGTTTTACAAGAATTCAGAGATGGTAGATCTCCTATCATGGTTGCAACTGATGTTGCTGCTAGAGGTATTGGtatgtaaatttttttttttttctatttcattttcagtTTATTTTTTGGATTACTTacaagatattttttttaacagGCAACAAACAAGACGTTTAAATGGGGAACATGGGTAAATTGCATCAATATTCTTTTGGCATCATACTGTCAATCGCTGTATCATGTTAATATCAAGGTCACTTGATTGTCCATGTATAGTGATTACCATCATGAATGCACGGATAGTGAAGATCTAAAATTTCTGTAACATCTTCATATTATGAAAGCGGAATTTAGGAAGGGATATATGAAGTCAAGTTATATAAAACTCATATTATTAAGTTGAGACTACAAATATCTATTAAATGTTATTTTGTGTTAGTGAAGAAATATTCTACATGGTAGACTTAAAGCTAAATTTAAGTTTTCAATTAGATATTAGTTGCAACTGATACAAAATTCCAAGAAAATACACAGCTATTGTTAGTTTATGAGTATGCGTCactttattaaaatttgcATATCCTTAGACgacattaataataattgtgTTATACACTTGTAGTTATAATACTTAAATAGTTTTGTTAGTATAAACAGGCTTCAGAGGAGAGACATACTGtattatttgattcatTTCGTAGAAATCGGAgtgattataataattaagCTGGTCTTTTCTTATATTCATTCTCGATTTTAATTAGAACGATCAAGTAATGGTCTAAActaaattcttttgaagAAGTTATATAGGTTGACACTGTTGGggaatttttttttttttttgctttttgaattttttttataaagaatttttaatgaatattattatattctttcaaGACCATGattatttttctatttaaaCTACTATTTCTCAGCTAATTGTACCAATTATATTGATGCAAACTGCGAAATgctttatatattgtttgGGTTGCGTTAAATTTATCTTGCCAgtaaatcaattgaacaATGAAGTAACCTTACTTCCAGATTAATTTACtaacattttaaaatttctatctgaaattataatttattattagatgtCAAGGGTATCAATTACGTTATCAACTATGACATGCCAGGTAACATCGAAGATTATGTTCATAGAATTGGTAGAACTGGTAGAGCTGGTGCCACTGGTACTGCTGTTTCTTTCTTCACCGAAGGTGACAAGGGTCTAGGTGGTAAGTTAATTTCCATTATGAGGGAAGCCAAGCAAACTATTCCAGAAGAGTTAATGAAGTACGATAGAAGAAACCATGGTGGTCATCCAAGATATGGCCGTGGTGGATTTGGTGGTCGTGGCCGTGGCCGTGGCCGTGGCCGTGGTGGATTCGGTGGTCGTGGCCGTGGTGGCTTCGGTGGTGGTAACTTCCGTCCAAGAGACAATGGCTGGGGTAACAGAAATTAGGAGCATGTTTCAGTACATAACTACCAAAATCTTCTTAGCTACCTTTAAAGctttatattaatttgtaTACTATTTACATAAACTAgaacacacacatatacaTACTTATACATTTTGTAATCtataaattttaagaatttGACAACgctttttttgttttagtATATAGAGacgattttatttttagtaaa
The sequence above is drawn from the Tetrapisispora phaffii CBS 4417 chromosome 2, complete genome genome and encodes:
- the RPC19 gene encoding DNA-directed RNA polymerase core subunit RPC19 (similar to Saccharomyces cerevisiae RPC19 (YNL113W); ancestral locus Anc_2.163), with the protein product MSDEVQTSKPVDEMEVDSVPEVDEVDVNAVDEDKIKILPNATSPDGTSASFQISEEDHTLGNALRHIIMKNPEVEFCGYSIPHPSETLLNLRIQTYGNTTAVEALQKGLKDLMDMCDVVEEKFTQRIKEL
- the DBP2 gene encoding DEAD-box ATP-dependent RNA helicase DBP2 (similar to Saccharomyces cerevisiae DBP2 (YNL112W); ancestral locus Anc_2.164); this translates as MGFGRDQQYNKSNFNSRGGDFRGGRSSDRNSYNRDEQFNAGGFHGRSGGRQNYNQPQDLVRPNWEVEMPNLPPFEKNFYHEHESVSKRDDNEIREFRKENEMTITGHDIPKPITNFDEAGFPDYVLEEVKAEGFDKPTAIQCQGWPMALSGRDMIGVAATGSGKTLSYCLPGIVHINAQPLLSPGDGPIVLVLSPTRELAVQIQKECSKFGQSSRIRNTCVYGGVPRGQQIRDLIRGAEIVIATPGRLIDMLEIGKTNLKRVTYLVLDEADRMLDMGFEPQIRKIVDQIRPDRQTLMWSATWPKEVQQLARDYLNDPIQVQIGSLELSASHTITQLVEVVSDFEKRDRLNKHLVTASEDKESKILIFASTKRTCDEITKYLREDGWPALAIHGDKDQRERDWVLQEFRDGRSPIMVATDVAARGIGM